The Garra rufa chromosome 23, GarRuf1.0, whole genome shotgun sequence genome includes a region encoding these proteins:
- the LOC141299305 gene encoding uncharacterized protein yields MEEKDHDSINGETFFSCSQTKKTSSRKMTRTTGSYFTCQQCGKCFNQRESIKRHMRVHTGEKPYACPQCGKGFTQSGHLEVHIRAHTGEKPYTCKQCGKSFTQPGHLGVHMRIHTGEKPYACEQCGKSFTQPGHLGVHMKVHTGEKPYECQQFGKSFTQPGHLGIHMRIHTGEKPYTCTQCGKSFTLKRSFKRHMRIHTGDQCGKCFDQSDREKSYTCCECGKSFCQKWHFEGHLRIHSGEQPYTCPQCGKKFNYKRHFADHIRIHTGEKPFTCQQCGRSFNQKGSLNRHMRVHSGI; encoded by the coding sequence AAAAGACTTCCTCAAGAAAAATGACTCGAACGACAGGAAGTTatttcacctgtcaacagtgtggaaagtgtttcaatcaAAGAGAAAGTATTAAAAGacatatgagagttcacacaggagagaaaccgtatgcctgccctcagtgtggaaagggtttcactcAATCTGGACACCTTGAAGTCCACATCAGagctcacactggagagaagccttacacctgcaaacagtgtggaaagagttttactcaacctggacaccttggagtccacatgcgaattcacactggagagaaaccttatgcctgcgaacagtgtggaaagagttttactcaacCTGGACATCTTGGAgtccacatgaaagttcacactggagagaaaccttatgaatGCCAACAatttggaaagagttttactcaacctggacaccttggaatccacatgagaattcacactggagagaagccttacacatgcacacagtgtggaaagagtttcactttAAAAAGAAGctttaaaagacacatgagaattcacactggagatcagtgtggaaagtgttttgaTCAATCTGACAGAGAGAAATCCTACACATGCTgtgaatgtggaaagagtttctgtcAAAAATGGCACTTTGAAGGCCAtttgagaattcactctggagagcaaccctacacatgccctcagtgcggaaagaagtTTAATTATAAACGACACTTTGCAGACCACATAAGAATTcatacaggagagaagcctttcacctgccagcaatgtggaagaagtttcaatcaaaaaggatcccttaacagacacatgagagttcactctggaatATAA